From the Alkalibacter rhizosphaerae genome, one window contains:
- a CDS encoding ferritin-like domain-containing protein — protein MKNINLSKDSFLKRGFLLLLVFAMLLAVSCSNTTTDPTNNEEPQNQTSTDAPVDEVIRPDHEINPTPDPLSVDQAALSLDGYGALGALADEDLTLIDMLTYAVQDEYLAHGEYVAIMDKFGNQNPYANIKRSEEMHLSFLQEVYDSYGLAFPEDTSSDHSIIPEDLLQAAQTGVQAEIDNIAMYERFLEYELPENIEQVFIALKNGSESHLLAFQKQVDRLS, from the coding sequence ATGAAAAATATCAACCTTTCAAAAGACAGCTTTCTAAAAAGAGGTTTTCTGCTATTGCTGGTTTTCGCCATGCTGCTGGCCGTTTCCTGCAGCAATACAACAACAGATCCCACCAACAATGAAGAACCGCAAAACCAAACATCAACAGATGCTCCCGTGGATGAGGTCATTCGACCAGACCATGAGATCAATCCAACTCCGGATCCTTTGTCTGTAGATCAGGCAGCATTGTCCCTGGATGGTTATGGTGCTTTGGGGGCCTTGGCCGATGAAGACTTGACCCTGATCGACATGTTGACTTATGCAGTCCAAGATGAATATTTGGCACATGGTGAATACGTAGCGATCATGGATAAATTTGGCAATCAAAATCCCTATGCAAATATCAAACGATCCGAAGAAATGCATCTGTCATTCCTGCAGGAAGTCTATGATTCCTATGGCTTGGCGTTCCCGGAAGATACCTCCAGTGACCATTCGATCATACCCGAGGATCTTCTTCAAGCAGCACAAACCGGTGTTCAAGCGGAAATCGACAATATCGCCATGTACGAGAGATTTTTGGAATACGAGCTACCGGAAAATATTGAGCAAGTATTCATCGCTTTGAAAAATGGCTCTGAAAGCCATTTGCTGGCATTCCAAAAACAAGTAGATCGATTATCCTGA
- a CDS encoding NAD-dependent epimerase/dehydratase family protein, translated as MEDLYVVTGASGHLGNVMARTLVQHGCCVWVFLFTGENNVVEGVKRVFHGDVCEKNSLDVVFQAAGDQNIIFIHCAGIVSIKSRYFQHLHDVNVGGTKNVVDLCLKYKVKKLIYVSSVHAIPENPPGSEVTETEEFDPNKVVGHYAKTKAEATKYVLDARANGLNVHVIHPSGIIGPYDYGNGHMTTMIMDYCNNRLWAGMSGGYDFVDVRDVAEGIWHSCNLGRPGACYIMSNQYYTIKEIFNVMYEVTGKKKIRYFLPLWFVKLTAPFSELYYRVLHQSPLYTAYSIYTLMANNRYSHQKATRELGYKPRDIAETLKDTVQWLKEAGRIK; from the coding sequence GTGGAAGATCTATATGTCGTCACCGGCGCGTCCGGTCATTTGGGGAATGTAATGGCCCGTACATTGGTACAACACGGGTGTTGTGTCTGGGTATTTCTTTTTACAGGGGAGAACAATGTAGTCGAAGGTGTCAAAAGAGTTTTCCATGGAGATGTATGCGAAAAAAACTCTTTGGATGTAGTCTTTCAAGCGGCAGGGGATCAAAATATTATTTTCATTCACTGTGCAGGTATCGTCAGCATCAAATCCCGATATTTTCAACATTTGCATGACGTTAACGTCGGCGGGACAAAAAATGTTGTGGACCTATGTTTGAAATACAAAGTGAAAAAGTTGATCTACGTCAGTTCGGTCCATGCCATACCAGAAAATCCACCAGGATCAGAAGTGACTGAAACGGAAGAATTCGATCCAAATAAAGTGGTGGGTCATTATGCCAAGACGAAAGCAGAAGCTACGAAATATGTATTGGACGCACGAGCCAATGGTTTGAATGTTCACGTGATCCACCCTTCAGGGATCATCGGTCCATATGATTATGGGAACGGCCACATGACCACCATGATCATGGATTATTGCAATAATCGACTTTGGGCAGGCATGAGTGGCGGATATGACTTTGTAGATGTTCGAGATGTAGCGGAAGGGATCTGGCATAGTTGCAATTTAGGAAGACCAGGAGCCTGTTATATCATGTCCAATCAATACTATACCATTAAAGAAATATTTAACGTAATGTACGAGGTGACTGGCAAGAAAAAGATACGATATTTTTTGCCGTTATGGTTTGTCAAGTTGACAGCGCCATTTTCAGAATTATATTATCGAGTACTTCACCAGTCTCCATTGTATACGGCTTACTCGATCTATACACTGATGGCCAATAATCGATATTCTCATCAAAAGGCGACCAGGGAACTGGGCTATAAACCCAGAGATATTGCAGAAACGTTGAAAGATACGGTTCAATGGCTGAAAGAGGCCGGACGGATCAAGTAA
- a CDS encoding hemolysin family protein: MIGRLIFLVLLIGVNAYFAASEIALITLNDNKLKRMAEDGNPKAIQLTKLLKEPSGFLATIQIGITLAGFLASAFAAESFADPIVGSLIGWGVPVAESILRVSIVVVITVILSYFTLVFGELVPKRVGMKKAEKIAFFVVKSLVILAKLAHPFVKILTASTNFVVRLFGIDPNAVDDEVTEEEIRMMVDVGEEIGAIDQREKTMINNIFEFNDKTVEEIMTHRMELVGVPSDISLHELMAVLENKTFSRIPVYEGSLDQIIGILHVKDLLSLIATKKEGFDILDHVRKPYFVPVTKKIDSLFLDLQQEKTHMAIVIDEYGGTAGIVTLEDLVEEIVGNIFDEYDRDEDMEFRQVDEQNFEAKGTIRLDELQELIKVELPVDEFETLNGLLISLFGNVLPTGPTGEVRYDNLLMQVMEVSDKRIEKVRIKKTSIQSNDKPKGMGENGFKDF; the protein is encoded by the coding sequence TTGATAGGCAGATTGATATTTTTAGTCTTATTGATCGGTGTAAATGCATATTTTGCTGCTTCAGAAATCGCATTGATCACTTTAAACGATAACAAATTAAAAAGAATGGCGGAGGATGGGAATCCAAAAGCCATCCAGTTGACAAAACTGCTTAAAGAACCCAGCGGATTTTTGGCAACGATACAAATAGGGATCACATTGGCCGGTTTTCTGGCCAGTGCTTTTGCTGCAGAGTCTTTTGCAGATCCAATCGTAGGATCATTGATCGGTTGGGGTGTTCCGGTCGCAGAATCCATTTTGCGAGTCAGCATCGTTGTTGTCATTACAGTCATCCTATCCTATTTTACCTTGGTTTTTGGAGAACTAGTGCCTAAGAGGGTGGGAATGAAAAAAGCGGAAAAGATTGCATTTTTTGTGGTGAAAAGCTTGGTGATCCTCGCCAAACTGGCGCATCCTTTTGTCAAAATCTTGACGGCATCCACCAATTTCGTTGTTCGTTTGTTCGGCATCGATCCCAATGCGGTAGATGATGAAGTAACAGAAGAAGAAATTCGCATGATGGTGGATGTTGGCGAGGAGATCGGTGCCATAGACCAAAGAGAAAAAACCATGATCAACAATATTTTTGAATTTAATGATAAGACAGTAGAAGAGATCATGACCCATCGAATGGAATTGGTGGGCGTTCCTTCCGATATCTCTTTGCATGAGCTGATGGCAGTATTGGAAAACAAGACTTTTTCCCGGATCCCAGTGTACGAAGGAAGTTTGGATCAGATCATTGGCATTTTGCACGTGAAGGATCTGCTGTCTTTGATTGCAACGAAAAAAGAAGGATTTGACATTTTAGATCATGTAAGGAAACCATATTTTGTTCCTGTTACAAAAAAAATCGATTCCCTGTTTTTAGACCTACAACAGGAAAAAACACACATGGCAATCGTTATTGATGAATATGGAGGTACTGCTGGCATCGTTACATTGGAAGATCTGGTGGAAGAGATCGTTGGGAATATTTTTGATGAATACGACAGGGACGAGGACATGGAATTCAGGCAAGTGGATGAACAAAATTTTGAAGCGAAGGGGACAATTCGTTTGGACGAGTTGCAGGAACTTATAAAAGTCGAATTGCCTGTTGACGAATTCGAAACGTTGAATGGCTTGCTGATCAGCTTGTTCGGAAACGTCCTGCCGACAGGGCCTACTGGAGAAGTACGATATGATAACTTATTGATGCAGGTGATGGAAGTAAGCGACAAACGAATCGAAAAAGTTCGAATTAAAAAAACATCGATCCAAAGCAACGACAAACCAAAAGGCATGGGAGAGAATGGATTTAAAGATTTCTAA
- the folE gene encoding GTP cyclohydrolase I FolE, which yields MDKERIEKAVREILIAVGEDPDREGLLDTPKRIAKMYEEIFSGLTDDPSKHLEIYFQQEKYEELVLVKDIPFHSVCEHHLVPFFGKAHVGYLPKNGKLTGLSKLARVVETVAKRPQLQERLTATVADIIQEKLEPYGVIVVIEAEHMCMTMRGVKKPGSKTITSAVRGVFASDAKARSEVMSFIKF from the coding sequence ATGGACAAGGAAAGAATTGAAAAAGCCGTACGAGAAATTTTAATAGCGGTTGGAGAAGATCCAGACAGGGAAGGGTTGTTGGATACTCCCAAGCGGATCGCTAAAATGTATGAAGAAATATTTTCCGGTTTGACAGACGATCCCAGCAAACACCTGGAAATCTACTTTCAGCAAGAGAAATATGAAGAATTGGTCTTGGTCAAGGATATCCCGTTCCATTCGGTTTGCGAGCATCATTTGGTTCCTTTTTTTGGCAAAGCGCACGTCGGTTATCTGCCTAAAAACGGGAAACTGACTGGCTTGAGCAAATTGGCAAGAGTTGTCGAAACCGTAGCAAAAAGACCGCAGCTGCAGGAAAGACTCACAGCAACTGTTGCAGATATCATCCAGGAGAAGCTGGAACCATATGGAGTCATCGTTGTGATCGAGGCGGAACACATGTGCATGACCATGAGAGGCGTCAAAAAGCCCGGATCCAAGACCATCACATCTGCAGTACGTGGAGTCTTTGCCAGCGATGCAAAAGCACGTTCTGAAGTGATGTCCTTTATTAAATTTTAA
- the folP gene encoding dihydropteroate synthase, translating to MNRKTLQIHVPILEQTIEGKQFEYGKQTYIMGILNVTPDSFSDGGDFVDAQKAFDHAVDMLKDGAHIIDIGGESTRPGFTPVTAEEEIKRTVPVIKLLREKTNAIISVDTTKAVVAEEAIKNGAHIINDIWGLQKDPEMIAVAAKYQVPVVIMHNQDGTYYEGDMMESIIRFLKESIAIAIKGGLKKENIILDPGVGFGKTSEQNMVLMTRLKEIRDMGYPVLLGTSRKSMIGKILDVPAKERVFGTVATTVMGILQGMDIVRVHDVKENAEAAKVTDVIVRVNNG from the coding sequence ATGAATAGAAAAACATTGCAGATCCACGTACCTATATTAGAGCAAACAATAGAGGGAAAACAATTTGAGTATGGCAAGCAAACCTACATCATGGGGATATTGAATGTTACGCCCGATTCTTTTTCCGATGGTGGAGATTTTGTTGATGCACAAAAGGCTTTTGATCATGCAGTTGATATGCTCAAAGACGGGGCCCACATAATCGATATTGGTGGAGAATCTACACGACCGGGTTTTACACCGGTTACAGCAGAAGAAGAAATCAAAAGAACCGTCCCTGTGATCAAATTGCTGCGGGAAAAAACGAATGCCATCATTTCTGTGGACACCACGAAAGCGGTGGTGGCGGAAGAAGCCATTAAAAATGGAGCACATATCATCAATGACATCTGGGGATTGCAAAAGGATCCGGAAATGATTGCCGTAGCGGCAAAATATCAGGTTCCGGTGGTGATCATGCACAATCAGGATGGAACCTACTATGAAGGAGACATGATGGAGAGCATCATTCGATTTTTGAAGGAGTCCATCGCCATTGCCATAAAAGGTGGTTTAAAAAAAGAAAACATCATTCTGGATCCAGGAGTTGGATTCGGGAAAACTTCGGAGCAAAACATGGTGCTCATGACCCGGTTGAAAGAAATTCGGGATATGGGTTACCCAGTATTGCTTGGTACTTCGCGTAAATCCATGATCGGTAAGATTTTGGATGTTCCTGCAAAAGAAAGGGTCTTTGGTACGGTGGCAACTACTGTAATGGGGATCTTGCAGGGAATGGATATCGTACGAGTCCATGATGTGAAGGAAAATGCCGAGGCTGCAAAAGTGACGGATGTTATTGTGAGGGTAAACAATGGATAA
- the folB gene encoding dihydroneopterin aldolase produces MDKIIMKNLGFYGYHGVLEEEKRLGQRFFVDAVLHLDLSVAGKTDDLNKTVHYGLVYETIKKQVEEKRYDLIEALGENICKDVLKEFPNIIKIVVQIRKPQAPVVGLFDYMAVELERTQEL; encoded by the coding sequence ATGGATAAGATCATCATGAAAAATCTAGGATTTTATGGATATCACGGCGTGTTGGAAGAAGAAAAACGACTGGGTCAGCGCTTTTTTGTGGATGCCGTCCTGCATTTGGATCTGTCGGTGGCTGGAAAAACGGATGATCTAAATAAAACCGTTCATTATGGATTGGTTTATGAAACTATCAAAAAGCAGGTAGAAGAGAAACGATATGACTTGATCGAAGCATTGGGAGAAAATATTTGCAAAGACGTTTTAAAGGAGTTTCCAAACATTATAAAGATCGTTGTTCAGATTCGAAAACCGCAAGCACCTGTAGTGGGATTGTTTGATTACATGGCCGTTGAACTGGAAAGGACACAAGAATTATGA
- the folK gene encoding 2-amino-4-hydroxy-6-hydroxymethyldihydropteridine diphosphokinase, giving the protein MKQVFLSLGSNMGDTRNNLKEAIHRLGEKVKIDAISSFYQTEPVGYVEQDWFLNVVLKGRTDLEPYELLEYCQGIEQEMKRVKTIRFGPRIIDIDILLYQDFSSTDVELTVPHPRMKQRAFVMVPLYEIAPELTICDTSIQQIVEQLEGEKIIKMEEAHEEGQ; this is encoded by the coding sequence ATGAAACAAGTATTTCTAAGTTTGGGAAGCAACATGGGAGATACGAGAAATAATTTGAAAGAAGCCATCCATCGCTTGGGCGAAAAGGTGAAAATCGACGCAATTTCTTCCTTCTACCAAACGGAACCGGTAGGCTACGTCGAACAAGACTGGTTTTTGAATGTGGTGTTGAAAGGAAGAACAGATCTGGAACCTTATGAGCTGCTGGAATACTGTCAGGGTATCGAACAAGAAATGAAGCGGGTGAAGACGATTCGATTTGGTCCCAGGATCATCGACATCGATATTTTATTATATCAAGATTTTTCATCCACTGATGTAGAGCTTACTGTACCACATCCCAGAATGAAGCAGCGTGCTTTTGTTATGGTGCCTCTATATGAGATCGCGCCGGAATTGACCATATGCGATACTTCCATTCAACAGATCGTAGAGCAGCTGGAAGGGGAGAAGATCATCAAAATGGAGGAAGCTCATGAAGAGGGTCAATAA